A window of the Lepisosteus oculatus isolate fLepOcu1 chromosome 14, fLepOcu1.hap2, whole genome shotgun sequence genome harbors these coding sequences:
- the psmb8a gene encoding proteasome subunit beta type-8 has translation MALTDVCGYNFRAGLGEQLSGTGRAALDRTSHYSFGTERQEFAVPLGVDPAAFLQSCSADRGGVSIELEHGTTTLAFKFRGGVVVAVDSRASAGRYIASKDTNKVIEINPYLLGTMSGSAADCQYWERLLAKECRLYKLRNKERISVSAASKLLSNMMCGYRGMGLSIGSMIIGWDKKGPGLYYVDDDGTRLSGHLFSTGCGNGYAYGVVDSGYREDLTDEEAYELGRRAIAHATHRDAYSGGLVNMYHMKQDGWVKVCQEDVSELIHRYRKGMF, from the exons ATGGCTTTAACCGACGTCTGCGGCTACAACTTCCGAGCCGGACTCGGAGAGCAGCTCTCCGGAACCGGCCGGGCTGCCTTGGACCGGACCAGCCACTACAGCTTCGGAACCGAGCGGCAGGAGTTCGCGGTGCCGCTGGGAGTGGAC cCGGCCGCGTTCCTGCAGTCCTGCTCGGCGGACAGGGGCGGCGTGTCCATCGAGCTCGAGCACGGCACCACCACGCTGGCCTTCAAGTTCCGGGGGGGCGTGGTGGTGGCCGTGGACTCGCGGGCCTCGGCGGGGAGGTACATCG CTTCCAAGGACACCAACAAGGTGATAGAGATCAACCCCTACCTGCTGGGCACCATGTCAGGGAGCGCAGCGGACTGCCAGTACTGGGAGAGACTGCTGGCCAAGGAGTGCCG ACTCTACAAGCTGCGCAACAAGGAGAGAATCTCAGTATCTGCTGCCTCCAAGCTGCTGTCCAACATGATGTGTGGATACCGGGGGATGGGTCTCTCCATAGGCAGTATGATCATTGGGTGGGATAAGAAG GGCCCGGGACTGTACTATGTGGACGACGATGGCACCCGTCTCTCCGGTCACCTCTTCTCCACGGGCTGCGGAAACGGCTACGCCTATGGAGTTGTGGACAGCGGCTATCGAGAGGACCTGACCGACGAGGAGGCCTACGAGCTGGGCCGCCGCGCCATCGCCCACGCCACACACAGGGACGCCTACTCTGGAGGACTGGTCAACA TGTACCACATGAAGCAGGACGGCTGGGTCAAGGTGTGTCAGGAGGACGTGTCCGAGCTGATCCACCGGTACCGGAAGGGCATGTTTTGA